Proteins from a genomic interval of Clostridium sp. AN503:
- a CDS encoding diguanylate cyclase yields MCQYTNLEVIYVSPSSKLLRGKDGSTGSRVVLKTGGQEPMTQEEAARLRREYQIMQRIDSPYVVKALGEITLDGRCYLVEEFCPGITLSRLLKQGALEMSDFYRIAKQLVMGLRDIHKAGVIHKDVNPSNIMYDAESGRVVLLDFGISSMFMHEQMLGTRLENIEGTLRYIAPEQTGRMNTELDYRADFYSLGITLYQMLTGRHPFDAETPTELVFSHIAKTPPDLRVILPNVPPMLAAVVDKLLAKMAKDRYLSSEGLLYDLTRCQKEKEFVLGEKDFSRRFEFTHRLYGREEEIAQLKNDFQEVAAGSRILVSVSGYSGIGKTSLVNQLQEEAQRTSGMFLQGKFDQYHANVPYFAFFEAIKQFCSMIFMEPEESIGKWKQTLSEHLGGDAALLTGKVAELALLTGPQPTPEDMGPLEERTRFKTVLEKLLSLLAAPEHPLILFLDDVHRADMGSLEILEELFKNEDIHDLMIIVCYRDNEVSSEHPLTLSLNKIIQRGGRVTQLNLKGLDPESTAQMLGDIFKTEAETTSVLADILYRKTKGNPFYIKQFLRLCHSKGYLKLDMDTGSWSWKEAEIRACPAQENVVDFLTENLNQFSEETISLLSFGACIGQSFSVEDLSAVCGLPEREINRRLITAVAQEAVYPMEKDGKTGLQTMYQFAHDRFQQVFYTALSEKTRASVHYQLGKRYEECSSTAGVLDERAFEIADHYAMGLGEAEDPEERRRIQDFLLGTAHRCGLVSAFDTAERYLNLLLSQPELKRPENRPFLTKVYREYHTALCNLVKEEECDRIYRMLCDLVTEPTELVDNCRLQISSFSNRGRYEEAFEIGRTLLGQLGVTFPGENMQLTLEQEIASFYQEREALGSEDILNLKEAEDPVEAGISKLLCRLCGPTFFFRPDYSYWTVFTAVRRMFRHGYTPHALQMYSNLMMPLGELRRDYRTSYAAGRSAMRLAEKHQYREVIHSIYCMFALHSGHWFEDVVNEIPYAKESIKGNAQMGDFEYACYGYYGLMMAVMESAAHVEELWNEVQAGVKFAEKTGSDHALGSFLSFQQLCRSIRGELSLTGSFDGDGFSEQVHLEQFSHNLQAISYYHVIRALSAVIYRDYSTACRLCRDAVPLLPYVSSFYNVALHNFLYSLSICQVLETGDCEPEARPELLRVLEENQGWLKERSRDAFCNYGHLYLVIEAERKAAEGCTEKALRLYEEALKAAKKHDRSLHHAILCDVAALRYERLGIKSAARHFLTDTYQLYGHWGAEGKCARMRQDYPELAGLWKNDNRQNTLSEDSIRTTASLDMRSVLKASQAISEELELEGILEKLIHSLLECAGAQHIYYLSQTDSGYEIQAEGHSGAKDVCIVSKRPAEDRDIPLSIVSYVERTLEAVILEDGENSRVFGKDIHIKENHCKSVLCMPILSKGELKGILYLENNLAAGVFDQRRKENLMPIAAQLAISLENAYLYEHLRFLVDERTKALLEEIKVRKRAEEKLAHMANYDALTGLPNRRLFHKILSRLLLEAEASGQLLAVLYMDLDGFKEVNDTYGHEKGDLVLEETARRLIRAVRGSDIVSRMGGDEFVLLLSRIMADEDIRHVCERILSEIRQPFWLSEDLFVEMTASIGVSVYPRDGLNEKELLSCADQAMYKIKKSDKNFYSFTEPLSETQEKS; encoded by the coding sequence ATGTGTCAATATACGAATTTAGAAGTGATATACGTCTCTCCGTCCAGCAAGCTGCTGCGCGGAAAGGACGGCAGCACCGGCAGCCGGGTGGTACTTAAGACCGGAGGCCAGGAGCCCATGACTCAGGAGGAAGCAGCGCGGCTGCGGCGTGAATATCAGATCATGCAGCGGATAGACAGCCCCTATGTGGTAAAGGCCCTCGGCGAGATAACGCTGGACGGGCGCTGCTATCTGGTGGAGGAATTCTGTCCGGGGATCACGCTGAGCAGGCTGCTGAAACAGGGTGCCCTGGAGATGTCGGATTTCTACCGGATCGCAAAACAGCTGGTGATGGGCCTGCGGGACATACACAAGGCGGGCGTCATCCACAAAGATGTGAACCCCTCCAATATCATGTATGACGCGGAATCCGGCCGGGTGGTTCTGCTGGACTTCGGTATCTCCTCCATGTTTATGCATGAACAGATGTTGGGGACCCGACTTGAAAATATTGAGGGGACCCTCCGCTACATCGCCCCGGAACAGACCGGACGGATGAATACGGAGCTGGATTATCGCGCGGATTTTTATTCTCTGGGCATAACCTTGTATCAAATGTTGACGGGGCGTCATCCATTTGATGCAGAGACCCCCACAGAGCTGGTTTTTTCTCATATTGCGAAGACGCCGCCGGATCTTCGCGTGATTTTGCCCAATGTGCCGCCCATGCTTGCAGCCGTTGTAGACAAGCTCCTGGCCAAGATGGCGAAAGACCGCTATTTAAGCAGCGAGGGCCTTCTTTATGATCTGACGCGGTGCCAAAAGGAAAAGGAATTTGTCCTTGGCGAAAAGGATTTCAGCCGGCGCTTTGAATTCACCCACCGGCTGTATGGGCGGGAAGAAGAAATCGCCCAGCTGAAAAATGACTTCCAGGAAGTGGCGGCCGGTTCCAGGATCCTTGTCTCCGTCAGCGGCTATTCCGGCATTGGCAAGACCTCGCTGGTCAATCAGCTTCAGGAGGAGGCGCAGCGGACCAGCGGTATGTTTCTGCAGGGGAAGTTTGACCAGTATCACGCCAACGTACCTTACTTTGCCTTTTTCGAAGCTATCAAGCAATTTTGCAGCATGATCTTTATGGAGCCGGAGGAAAGTATCGGCAAGTGGAAGCAGACACTGTCGGAGCACTTGGGCGGCGACGCGGCTTTGCTGACCGGTAAAGTGGCGGAGCTGGCCCTGCTGACCGGCCCTCAGCCAACCCCTGAGGACATGGGGCCTCTGGAGGAGCGGACCAGGTTCAAAACCGTATTGGAAAAGCTCCTGTCCCTGCTGGCTGCGCCGGAGCATCCTCTGATTCTGTTTTTGGACGATGTGCACCGGGCGGATATGGGCTCCCTGGAAATTCTGGAAGAGCTGTTCAAAAATGAGGATATCCACGATTTAATGATTATCGTGTGCTATCGCGACAATGAGGTAAGCAGCGAACATCCGCTCACCCTCAGCCTGAATAAAATCATACAGCGGGGCGGCCGGGTCACTCAACTCAACTTAAAAGGGCTGGACCCGGAGAGCACCGCACAGATGTTGGGAGACATATTCAAAACGGAAGCAGAGACGACTTCTGTGCTGGCGGATATCCTTTATAGGAAGACAAAGGGAAATCCATTTTACATCAAGCAGTTTCTGCGGCTGTGCCATTCAAAAGGCTATCTGAAGCTGGATATGGACACCGGAAGCTGGAGCTGGAAGGAGGCAGAGATCCGGGCCTGCCCCGCCCAGGAAAATGTAGTGGACTTCCTGACGGAAAATCTGAACCAGTTTTCGGAGGAGACAATCTCTCTGCTGTCTTTTGGTGCCTGCATCGGTCAGAGCTTTTCCGTGGAGGATCTGTCCGCTGTCTGCGGCCTGCCGGAACGTGAAATCAACCGCAGGCTGATTACGGCGGTGGCACAGGAGGCGGTATATCCCATGGAAAAGGATGGGAAAACCGGTCTGCAGACCATGTATCAGTTTGCCCACGACCGGTTCCAGCAGGTGTTCTATACGGCCCTGTCTGAGAAAACGCGGGCAAGTGTCCATTACCAGCTTGGAAAGCGGTATGAAGAATGCTCGAGCACCGCAGGCGTTCTGGACGAACGGGCGTTTGAGATCGCGGACCACTACGCAATGGGGCTTGGGGAGGCGGAGGATCCGGAAGAACGGCGCCGGATTCAGGATTTCCTGCTGGGTACGGCGCACCGGTGCGGGCTGGTATCCGCCTTCGACACGGCGGAACGGTACCTTAACCTCCTGCTCTCCCAGCCGGAGCTGAAGCGACCGGAAAACCGTCCCTTCCTCACCAAAGTCTACAGGGAATATCATACGGCCCTATGCAATCTGGTTAAAGAGGAAGAATGCGACCGGATCTACAGGATGCTCTGCGATCTGGTGACGGAGCCTACTGAGCTGGTAGATAACTGCCGCCTACAGATATCGAGTTTCTCCAACCGGGGCCGGTATGAGGAGGCCTTTGAGATTGGGCGCACCCTGCTTGGACAGCTGGGAGTCACCTTCCCCGGCGAAAATATGCAGCTGACCCTGGAACAGGAGATCGCATCCTTTTATCAGGAGCGGGAGGCCCTTGGATCGGAAGATATCCTGAATCTCAAAGAAGCTGAAGACCCGGTGGAGGCCGGGATCAGCAAATTGCTCTGCCGACTGTGCGGCCCGACCTTTTTCTTCCGGCCCGATTATTCCTACTGGACGGTATTTACGGCTGTGCGGCGCATGTTCCGGCATGGCTATACTCCTCATGCCCTGCAGATGTATTCCAATCTGATGATGCCTCTGGGGGAACTGCGCAGGGATTACCGGACGTCCTACGCGGCTGGCAGGTCTGCTATGCGCCTGGCCGAAAAGCACCAGTACAGGGAAGTAATCCACTCCATCTACTGTATGTTTGCGCTCCATTCCGGCCATTGGTTCGAAGACGTGGTCAATGAGATTCCCTATGCAAAGGAATCCATCAAGGGCAACGCCCAGATGGGCGACTTTGAGTACGCCTGCTATGGATATTATGGGCTCATGATGGCGGTCATGGAAAGCGCGGCCCATGTGGAGGAACTGTGGAACGAGGTGCAGGCCGGAGTAAAGTTTGCGGAGAAGACCGGCAGCGACCATGCTTTGGGCAGCTTTTTGAGCTTTCAGCAGCTGTGCAGGAGTATCCGCGGGGAGCTCTCCCTCACCGGAAGTTTTGATGGGGACGGATTTTCCGAACAGGTCCATCTGGAGCAATTTTCCCATAACCTGCAGGCAATCAGCTATTACCATGTCATTCGGGCCCTGTCGGCTGTGATCTACCGGGATTATTCCACGGCCTGCCGGCTGTGCAGGGACGCTGTGCCCCTGCTCCCGTATGTCTCCAGCTTTTACAACGTGGCGCTCCACAATTTCCTGTATTCCCTGTCCATTTGCCAGGTACTGGAGACGGGGGACTGTGAGCCGGAGGCAAGGCCGGAGCTTCTGCGTGTCCTGGAGGAAAACCAGGGTTGGCTGAAGGAACGCAGCCGCGACGCATTCTGCAATTATGGACATCTTTATCTTGTAATCGAGGCTGAGCGGAAAGCGGCGGAAGGCTGTACGGAAAAGGCCCTGCGGCTTTACGAAGAGGCTCTAAAGGCCGCGAAAAAGCACGACCGCAGCCTTCATCATGCCATCCTCTGCGATGTGGCCGCACTGCGCTATGAGAGGCTGGGGATCAAGTCGGCGGCCAGGCATTTCCTGACGGATACCTACCAGTTGTATGGCCATTGGGGAGCGGAGGGAAAGTGCGCCCGCATGCGGCAGGACTACCCGGAACTGGCGGGCCTGTGGAAGAACGATAACCGGCAGAACACCCTGTCTGAAGATTCCATCCGAACCACCGCATCACTGGATATGCGATCTGTGCTGAAAGCGTCCCAGGCCATTTCGGAGGAACTTGAACTGGAAGGCATCCTGGAAAAGCTGATCCACAGTCTCCTGGAATGTGCGGGAGCACAGCATATCTACTATCTGAGCCAGACGGATTCCGGGTATGAGATCCAGGCGGAGGGCCATTCCGGGGCCAAGGATGTATGCATCGTATCAAAGCGGCCGGCTGAGGACCGGGATATTCCGCTGAGCATCGTATCGTATGTGGAAAGAACACTGGAAGCCGTGATCCTGGAAGACGGTGAGAACTCCAGAGTCTTCGGGAAGGACATCCATATCAAAGAGAACCACTGCAAGTCGGTCCTGTGCATGCCCATCCTCAGTAAGGGAGAGCTAAAGGGTATCCTCTACCTGGAAAACAACCTGGCCGCGGGTGTCTTTGACCAGCGGAGAAAAGAAAACCTCATGCCCATTGCAGCACAGCTGGCCATATCTCTTGAAAACGCCTATTTATATGAGCATCTGCGCTTTCTGGTAGACGAGCGGACGAAGGCACTTCTGGAGGAGATCAAGGTGCGCAAGCGGGCGGAGGAAAAGTTGGCCCATATGGCTAACTACGACGCACTCACCGGACTTCCCAACCGCAGGCTGTTTCACAAGATCCTGTCCCGGCTGCTCCTGGAGGCGGAAGCCAGCGGTCAGCTGCTTGCTGTCCTCTACATGGATCTGGATGGATTCAAAGAGGTCAACGACACCTATGGCCATGAAAAGGGTGACCTGGTATTGGAGGAGACAGCCAGACGGCTGATCCGTGCCGTGCGCGGCAGTGATATCGTATCCCGTATGGGCGGCGACGAGTTTGTTCTGCTGCTGAGCCGGATCATGGCGGATGAAGATATCCGGCACGTCTGCGAGCGGATTCTCTCTGAGATCAGGCAGCCTTTCTGGCTCTCAGAGGATCTGTTTGTTGAAATGACCGCAAGTATCGGAGTCAGTGTCTATCCAAGGGATGGTCTGAACGAGAAGGAACTTCTCTCCTGCGCCGACCAGGCCATGTACAAGATCAAAAAAAGTGACAAAAACTTTTACTCGTTTACAGAGCCTCTTTCTGAAACGCAGGAAAAGTCTTAA
- a CDS encoding nucleotide pyrophosphohydrolase → MSDILELENQVARFCQARDWDQFHTPKDLAIGISTEANELLDLFRFKTESDMKSMLNDSSKRRQIEEELADTLFFVLRFAQMNQMDLSKILMDKLDKNEKKYPVEKSKGSNLKYTELP, encoded by the coding sequence ATGTCAGACATTTTAGAATTAGAGAATCAGGTTGCAAGATTTTGCCAGGCGAGGGATTGGGATCAATTCCATACACCGAAAGATTTGGCCATTGGTATTTCAACAGAAGCGAACGAACTGCTCGATCTGTTTCGTTTTAAGACGGAATCGGACATGAAATCCATGTTAAATGATTCCAGCAAGAGAAGGCAGATCGAGGAGGAGCTGGCAGATACGTTGTTTTTTGTACTCCGCTTTGCCCAGATGAATCAGATGGATCTGTCAAAGATATTGATGGATAAACTGGATAAAAATGAGAAAAAATATCCTGTTGAAAAGTCAAAAGGAAGTAATCTGAAATATACGGAACTTCCTTAG
- a CDS encoding KAP family NTPase, which translates to MISPDLPITKSTEDILNRGSFARSLAKTLSQYSLSSSLTIGLYGAWGSGKTSLLNMVLENIEDIDNNVIILRFNPWLCSDPQQLISQFFKQMANAIKLKQPAAEQAWKLIDQYADIFEMANLVPGAGNILAAVGKTLAKRAEKRVVQRTGNLQKSKDQIIDKMMEENLKIIVSIDDIDRLSEEEIIAVFQLVKALGDFPNTVYILIFDYDVVVQALGKIQHGDGKEYLEKVIQVPFEIPAPSMENIHNALFSKLNALLGDIREERWDKTTWAELFQFGLKKYIKSIRDVIRFTNVFLLRYELLKDETDPVDLLGLTCLQVFEPSVYSKLPNYKEILCGTSYSYSYEQQKEEEEKTKKIVSSLFSNKGIVTNLEAVNNILGILFPRIKTAVGISYGIGRDYARRDYLINNKIAVPECFDRYFALVLETDAISTGMIKQLIYESDETDLSEGIMQLYQDGKIIRLLEEIEAYVNSSGTSTTISVERASLIIKNLARNWGNFKVDDSGFFSVPFAWRLLFCVNPLLKVMDSTTRFSCIHSVFKDKNVQPSTLALLLNDFETQHGRFTDKTISGDDATFSLEEVLKLERIFKNRAVEALDSGDALRQYQGLNFLWMLGQIDADLVANKKKSIITDDASLIKIISYCTSRGTVIARTGLKMCDVDRNAVEEFIDVDEAYRRVKAFVATSQFYLLPKDDQMNAIAFILIIERTGSESILKDGIAEDSVIRVLDQLESQKQTDRQN; encoded by the coding sequence ATGATTAGTCCAGATTTGCCGATTACAAAATCTACAGAAGATATCTTAAATAGAGGCTCATTTGCGAGAAGTCTTGCGAAGACATTATCTCAGTACTCTCTTTCATCTTCGCTTACTATTGGTCTATATGGAGCATGGGGAAGTGGAAAAACTTCCTTGCTGAATATGGTACTTGAGAACATAGAAGATATTGATAACAATGTCATAATTCTCAGATTTAACCCATGGTTATGTTCTGACCCCCAACAACTCATAAGTCAGTTTTTTAAACAAATGGCTAATGCAATAAAGTTGAAGCAACCAGCAGCAGAGCAGGCTTGGAAATTAATTGATCAATATGCAGATATATTTGAGATGGCAAATCTTGTACCTGGCGCAGGGAATATTCTTGCTGCGGTTGGTAAAACTTTGGCTAAAAGGGCAGAAAAACGAGTTGTACAGCGAACAGGAAATTTGCAAAAAAGCAAAGACCAGATCATCGACAAGATGATGGAAGAGAATTTAAAAATTATTGTTTCCATAGATGATATTGATCGGCTTTCGGAAGAAGAAATCATTGCGGTATTTCAGCTTGTTAAAGCATTGGGAGATTTCCCTAATACTGTTTATATCTTGATTTTTGACTACGATGTTGTAGTTCAGGCACTTGGCAAAATACAACATGGAGATGGCAAAGAATACCTGGAAAAAGTTATTCAGGTACCTTTTGAAATTCCTGCTCCAAGTATGGAAAATATCCATAATGCTCTCTTTTCTAAACTTAATGCTCTTCTCGGAGATATTCGGGAAGAACGATGGGATAAGACAACGTGGGCAGAACTCTTTCAATTTGGGTTAAAAAAATATATTAAGTCCATTAGAGATGTGATTCGCTTTACAAATGTTTTCTTATTGAGGTATGAGCTTTTGAAAGATGAGACAGACCCGGTTGATTTGCTTGGACTTACTTGTTTGCAAGTATTTGAACCATCCGTCTATTCAAAATTACCTAATTATAAAGAGATATTATGCGGGACAAGTTATAGCTACTCATACGAGCAACAAAAGGAAGAGGAAGAAAAAACAAAGAAAATAGTTTCTTCACTGTTTTCCAATAAAGGGATTGTTACAAATTTGGAAGCTGTAAATAATATACTTGGCATTCTGTTTCCAAGGATAAAAACGGCTGTTGGTATATCATATGGTATTGGTAGAGATTATGCACGTAGAGATTATTTGATAAACAATAAGATTGCAGTTCCTGAATGCTTTGACAGGTATTTTGCGCTGGTTCTTGAAACTGATGCTATTTCTACAGGCATGATTAAGCAGCTGATTTATGAATCGGATGAGACAGATTTAAGTGAAGGGATAATGCAGCTTTATCAAGATGGAAAGATCATACGTCTGCTTGAGGAAATAGAGGCGTATGTCAACAGTAGCGGAACTTCAACAACTATTTCTGTAGAAAGAGCATCCTTGATAATCAAAAATCTTGCTCGCAATTGGGGAAATTTTAAAGTTGATGATAGTGGCTTTTTCTCTGTACCGTTTGCATGGAGGCTGCTTTTTTGTGTTAATCCATTATTGAAGGTAATGGATTCTACCACACGTTTTTCTTGTATTCATTCAGTTTTTAAAGATAAAAATGTTCAACCTTCAACACTGGCATTGTTATTGAATGATTTTGAAACTCAACATGGTCGTTTTACAGATAAGACTATAAGCGGAGATGATGCAACGTTTTCGTTGGAAGAGGTCTTGAAGTTAGAACGAATTTTTAAAAATCGTGCGGTAGAAGCACTTGATTCCGGAGACGCACTAAGACAATATCAGGGCTTGAATTTCCTATGGATGTTGGGGCAAATAGATGCTGATCTTGTTGCAAACAAAAAGAAATCAATTATTACAGATGACGCTTCACTCATAAAAATTATCAGCTATTGCACTTCACGGGGAACTGTGATAGCTAGAACGGGTTTAAAGATGTGTGATGTAGATCGGAACGCTGTGGAAGAATTTATAGATGTAGATGAGGCTTATCGACGTGTTAAAGCATTTGTTGCTACCAGTCAATTTTATCTGCTCCCTAAGGACGATCAAATGAACGCGATAGCATTTATACTTATAATAGAGCGAACTGGATCTGAATCTATTTTGAAGGATGGTATAGCAGAGGATTCTGTTATAAGAGTGTTAGATCAATTGGAAAGTCAAAAACAGACGGATAGGCAAAATTAA
- a CDS encoding retron St85 family RNA-directed DNA polymerase has translation MNLLEQMNSDLGIDIQYIKFCSKRNDLYAQYYIPKKNGKLRKILQPSKELKVLQYWLGKNIFKFFPISKYSTAYQKGCSVKKNADYHKECNYVLHTDIVHFFESITRETMTCFFQKNRIIVDELQLSSEEIDLIMDLVLYKGNNLVVGSVASPIISNCVMYEFDIKMSKLLESKKMNYTRYADDIVISSNQFIDVSIIEDIDYLLKEYGFKRNTGKTYFMSKHKKREITGIVIDNNNNSLSIGTKKYSRLKRDIYNYLVKNKGSVGKIKGMLSYLKDINIDRYKALEKIYIKYDKKNELFNR, from the coding sequence ATGAATTTATTGGAGCAGATGAATAGTGATTTAGGAATAGATATTCAATATATTAAATTTTGTTCAAAAAGAAATGATTTGTATGCCCAGTATTATATACCCAAAAAGAATGGTAAGTTGAGAAAGATATTGCAACCTTCAAAAGAGTTAAAAGTTTTACAATATTGGCTCGGAAAAAATATTTTTAAATTTTTCCCGATTTCTAAATATAGTACTGCTTACCAAAAAGGGTGTTCCGTTAAAAAAAATGCTGATTATCATAAAGAATGTAACTATGTGTTACATACAGATATTGTACACTTTTTTGAAAGTATAACTAGAGAAACTATGACCTGTTTCTTTCAAAAAAACAGAATTATTGTAGACGAACTCCAATTATCTTCAGAAGAAATAGATTTAATTATGGATTTAGTCTTGTATAAAGGAAATAATTTAGTAGTAGGGAGTGTTGCATCGCCCATTATTTCAAATTGTGTTATGTATGAGTTTGATATTAAGATGAGTAAATTGTTAGAAAGCAAAAAGATGAATTATACAAGGTATGCTGACGATATTGTTATTTCATCCAATCAGTTTATTGATGTTTCTATTATAGAGGATATTGATTATTTATTAAAAGAGTATGGTTTCAAAAGAAATACTGGTAAAACATACTTTATGAGTAAACATAAAAAAAGGGAAATAACAGGGATTGTTATAGATAATAATAACAATTCATTATCTATCGGCACAAAGAAATATTCAAGATTAAAACGGGATATCTATAATTATCTGGTTAAAAATAAGGGAAGTGTAGGTAAGATTAAAGGAATGCTGTCTTATCTTAAAGATATAAATATTGATAGGTATAAAGCATTGGAAAAAATCTACATTAAATATGATAAGAAGAATGAGCTTTTTAACAGATAA
- a CDS encoding EAL domain-containing protein, with the protein MLLERKILVVEDNEINRAALCIILSSKYTVLEAENGEQALSLLEKYREGISLILLDIVMPVMDGYTFLKHLKADHRLNSIPVIVTTSNNSEADEVAALSHGATDFITKPYRAQVILHRAASIIRLRETSALIHQIQYDRVTGVYSKEYFCQQVRDILFRNPDVKYDILCSDIEDFKLINDTFGMAAGDRLLRQVGELCIQRLGDLGICGRLSADQFACLLEHREDYADEMFTQSDSRINSGFGDQKVIMKYGIYTVEDREVSVEQMCDRALLAAHSIKGKYGKHFALYDDKLRGTLLRRQAITDGMETALATGQFEVYLQPKYQIRDGRLAGAEALVRWNHPEWGLQPPAEFIPIFERNGFITKLDQYVWERVCALLQEWDRKGYPSINISVNVSRMDIYNADLADVLTGLVRRYGLSPSRLHLEITESAYTDTSRQLIETLGALRRLGFVIEMDDFGSGYSSLNMLTEMPVDVLKLDMKFIQTEITRPTGQGILRFIVDLARWMKLSVVAEGVETQEQLERLQNGGCDYAQGYYFARPMPVGDFEALLTAHPSAASAPAREAMCAAKAGDKDEWLFTEGVSV; encoded by the coding sequence ATGTTATTAGAGAGAAAAATTTTAGTGGTTGAAGACAATGAGATCAACCGGGCGGCGCTGTGTATCATCCTTTCTTCCAAATATACGGTTTTGGAGGCGGAAAACGGGGAGCAGGCCCTGTCGCTGCTGGAGAAATACAGAGAGGGGATCTCTCTGATCCTGTTGGATATTGTTATGCCGGTCATGGATGGCTACACCTTCCTGAAGCATCTGAAAGCAGATCACAGGCTGAATTCGATCCCGGTCATTGTCACAACATCCAACAACAGCGAGGCGGATGAGGTGGCCGCGCTTTCCCACGGAGCCACAGACTTCATCACCAAACCCTACCGCGCCCAGGTCATTTTACACCGGGCAGCCAGCATCATCCGCCTGCGGGAGACCTCCGCGCTCATCCATCAGATCCAGTATGACCGGGTCACCGGGGTGTACAGCAAGGAATACTTCTGCCAGCAGGTCAGGGACATCCTGTTTCGGAATCCGGATGTGAAATATGATATCCTCTGTTCCGACATTGAGGACTTCAAACTGATCAACGACACCTTTGGCATGGCCGCGGGCGACCGTCTGCTGCGGCAGGTGGGGGAGCTCTGCATCCAACGGCTGGGGGATCTCGGGATCTGCGGCCGCCTGAGCGCGGACCAGTTTGCCTGTCTTCTGGAGCACCGCGAGGACTATGCGGACGAGATGTTCACCCAGTCCGACAGCAGGATCAACAGCGGCTTCGGCGATCAGAAAGTGATCATGAAATACGGCATCTACACGGTGGAGGACCGGGAGGTTTCGGTAGAGCAGATGTGTGACCGGGCCCTGCTGGCGGCGCACAGCATCAAAGGGAAGTATGGCAAGCACTTTGCCCTCTATGACGACAAGCTGCGGGGCACGCTGCTGCGCCGGCAGGCCATCACGGACGGCATGGAGACAGCCCTGGCCACGGGGCAGTTCGAGGTTTACTTACAGCCCAAGTACCAGATCCGGGACGGCCGTCTGGCGGGAGCCGAGGCGCTGGTGCGCTGGAACCACCCGGAATGGGGCCTGCAGCCGCCTGCGGAGTTTATCCCCATCTTTGAGCGCAACGGCTTTATCACCAAGCTGGACCAATATGTCTGGGAGCGGGTCTGCGCTTTGCTCCAGGAATGGGATCGGAAGGGCTATCCCAGCATCAACATATCTGTCAACGTCTCCCGGATGGATATCTACAACGCGGACCTGGCTGACGTCCTGACGGGTCTCGTCCGGCGGTACGGACTTTCCCCCTCCCGTCTGCACCTGGAGATCACGGAGAGCGCGTACACGGATACCTCAAGACAGCTCATTGAGACCCTGGGCGCTCTGCGCAGGCTGGGTTTCGTCATTGAGATGGATGATTTTGGAAGCGGCTACTCTTCGCTGAATATGCTCACGGAAATGCCCGTCGACGTGCTGAAGCTGGATATGAAGTTTATCCAGACGGAGATCACAAGACCCACCGGCCAGGGCATCCTGCGCTTTATCGTGGACCTGGCCCGTTGGATGAAATTGAGCGTGGTGGCGGAGGGCGTGGAGACCCAGGAGCAGCTGGAGCGGCTTCAAAACGGCGGGTGTGACTACGCCCAGGGCTATTATTTTGCCAGGCCAATGCCTGTCGGGGATTTTGAGGCACTATTGACCGCTCATCCGTCCGCGGCCTCTGCGCCTGCCCGTGAGGCCATGTGTGCTGCAAAGGCCGGCGATAAGGACGAGTGGCTTTTCACGGAAGGGGTGAGTGTGTGA
- a CDS encoding DNA/RNA helicase domain-containing protein produces the protein MIFDEKQILRTEQYWEAQLLGELVDQAKADDSYIELKNQLRINADEKTIDWIRNFIDKGEIAEIPRDSKGYEITIYDTPDELQREIEKKAKKKDTSLSRIIATFDWAYNDKKMPSNLQRYWEVMIGGWKMPWNKQLAPAKEEKTQMKNLAWAEKPYTIGEVGSTYTIQGFDLNFAGVILGPSVKYRDDKVVFDWECSENRRAIQKRTLSDGTSRQFAELLLRNEINVLLTRGVNGLYIYAQDEALRAALKAADRAAGSEDNNII, from the coding sequence GTGATATTTGATGAAAAGCAGATACTGAGAACAGAGCAGTATTGGGAAGCGCAGCTGCTTGGAGAACTGGTTGATCAGGCTAAAGCAGATGACAGCTATATCGAGTTGAAGAATCAGCTTAGGATAAATGCTGATGAAAAAACGATTGACTGGATACGCAATTTTATCGATAAGGGTGAAATTGCGGAGATTCCCCGTGACAGCAAGGGGTATGAGATCACGATCTATGATACGCCCGACGAATTGCAGAGAGAGATAGAAAAGAAGGCTAAGAAAAAAGACACCAGCTTGTCCAGGATCATAGCAACCTTTGATTGGGCCTATAACGATAAGAAAATGCCGTCCAACCTTCAACGATACTGGGAGGTGATGATTGGCGGGTGGAAAATGCCGTGGAATAAACAATTGGCACCTGCTAAAGAAGAAAAAACTCAGATGAAAAATCTGGCTTGGGCAGAAAAACCTTATACCATTGGAGAAGTAGGGTCAACCTATACCATACAGGGATTTGATCTGAATTTTGCAGGCGTGATTCTGGGGCCGTCCGTCAAATACAGAGATGACAAAGTGGTCTTTGACTGGGAGTGCAGTGAGAACAGGCGGGCAATTCAAAAACGAACTTTGAGCGATGGGACCAGCAGACAGTTTGCTGAATTATTATTGAGAAATGAGATCAATGTTTTGCTTACAAGAGGTGTTAATGGTCTCTATATTTATGCTCAGGATGAAGCTCTCAGGGCAGCTTTGAAGGCGGCAGACAGAGCGGCAGGAAGTGAAGATAACAATATAATTTAA